In the Muricauda sp. MAR_2010_75 genome, one interval contains:
- a CDS encoding thiamine pyrophosphate-dependent enzyme, translated as MKPDPSTSQDISFSDFQSQILQDYETAVTSRECSLMGRREVLSGKAKFGIFGDGKELPQLAMARAFQDGDFRSGYYRDQTFMMALGYLNPKDFFHGLYATTDLEKEPMSAGRQMGGHFVTHSLNADGSWKDLTKQKNSSADISCTAGQMPRLVGLAQASKIYRNVKGIDQTNFSNNGNEVAWGTIGNASTSEGHFFEALNAAGVMQVPMVICIWDDDYGISVPSKYHTTKGDISEALKGFQRDDEQEGFEILKIKGWDYTGLIHAFENASDIARENHVPVLIHVTELTQPQGHSTSGSHERYKSPERLEWERENDCNKRFREWILENGISTEEELKKLEREIKHKVRSAKKEAWTEFLKPHLQAKKQLEQLLDNVAGKSSNRSFITKIKNDLIAIEEPLKKDLASKSRSALRYLLGESSPEKQQLQQWVNTFLDTTQPKYSSHLYSELPNKATKVAAVSPTYPENLEEVDGRIILRDNFDALFSKYPEALVFGEDTGNIGDVNQGLEGLQKKYGELRVADTGIRETTIIGQGIGLALRGLRPIAEIQYLDYILYTIQTLSDDLASLMYRTVGKQKAPLIVRTRGHRLEGIWHSGSPMSGLISLLRGMYILAPRNMTQAAGFYNTLMKSDEPAIVIESLNGYRLKEKKPANLGEFCTPIGKVETLKKGTDITILSYGSTLRIVEKVAQDLLEVGIDVEVIDAQSLLPFDLDHDVVKSLKKTNRLLIVDEDVPGGCSAYLLQEIIENQKGYRYLDSAPQTLTAKAHRPAYASDGDYFSKPNAEDIFEKVYEIMHEADPNSYPALR; from the coding sequence ATGAAACCTGACCCAAGTACAAGCCAAGACATTTCATTTTCAGATTTTCAATCGCAGATTCTTCAAGATTATGAGACTGCTGTAACAAGTCGGGAATGTAGTTTAATGGGCAGGCGCGAAGTACTTTCAGGAAAAGCCAAATTTGGGATTTTTGGCGACGGAAAGGAGCTTCCGCAGCTGGCCATGGCAAGAGCTTTTCAGGATGGTGATTTTAGGAGCGGTTACTACCGTGACCAGACCTTTATGATGGCCCTAGGTTATCTAAATCCCAAAGATTTTTTTCACGGACTGTACGCCACCACCGACCTAGAAAAGGAACCCATGAGTGCCGGAAGACAAATGGGCGGACATTTTGTGACCCACAGCTTAAATGCGGATGGCTCTTGGAAGGACCTCACCAAACAGAAGAACAGCAGCGCCGATATTTCCTGCACCGCCGGTCAAATGCCACGATTGGTAGGGTTGGCACAGGCATCAAAAATATATAGGAACGTTAAAGGTATAGATCAAACCAATTTTTCCAATAATGGAAATGAAGTGGCTTGGGGCACCATTGGAAATGCAAGCACCAGCGAAGGGCACTTTTTTGAGGCCCTTAACGCCGCCGGCGTAATGCAGGTACCCATGGTCATTTGCATTTGGGATGATGATTACGGAATCTCGGTACCTTCTAAATACCATACCACAAAAGGAGATATTTCAGAAGCTCTAAAAGGATTTCAACGTGATGATGAACAAGAAGGTTTTGAGATTTTAAAAATAAAAGGCTGGGATTACACCGGTCTTATCCACGCCTTTGAAAATGCTTCGGACATTGCTAGGGAGAATCATGTTCCTGTATTAATCCATGTTACGGAACTTACCCAACCCCAAGGACATTCAACCTCAGGGTCCCATGAACGGTACAAGTCACCCGAGCGTTTGGAATGGGAACGGGAAAACGACTGCAACAAACGATTCAGGGAATGGATTCTGGAAAATGGCATCAGTACCGAAGAGGAACTCAAGAAATTGGAGCGCGAAATCAAGCACAAAGTACGTTCTGCGAAAAAAGAAGCCTGGACGGAGTTCTTGAAGCCCCATCTTCAAGCTAAAAAGCAGCTTGAGCAATTGTTGGACAACGTTGCAGGTAAGAGCTCCAATCGCTCTTTTATTACAAAAATCAAGAACGACCTTATTGCCATTGAAGAACCTTTAAAAAAGGATTTGGCTTCCAAATCCCGAAGCGCACTGCGATATCTCTTGGGAGAATCAAGCCCAGAAAAACAACAACTTCAGCAATGGGTCAATACGTTTTTGGACACCACCCAACCAAAATATAGTTCTCACCTATATAGTGAATTGCCCAACAAAGCCACAAAGGTAGCGGCGGTTTCGCCTACCTATCCAGAGAATTTGGAAGAAGTGGATGGCCGAATCATCCTTCGCGATAATTTCGACGCGCTTTTCTCCAAATATCCAGAAGCTTTGGTTTTTGGAGAAGATACTGGAAATATTGGTGATGTAAACCAAGGCTTGGAAGGACTTCAGAAAAAATACGGCGAATTGCGGGTGGCCGATACTGGAATTCGGGAAACCACGATTATCGGACAAGGAATTGGGCTCGCGTTAAGAGGTTTACGCCCAATTGCTGAGATTCAATATTTGGATTACATCCTTTACACCATTCAAACCTTAAGTGACGATTTGGCTTCCTTAATGTATCGAACCGTTGGGAAGCAAAAAGCACCACTTATTGTTCGTACACGAGGCCATCGATTGGAGGGGATTTGGCATTCAGGATCTCCCATGTCTGGATTGATCAGTCTTTTGAGAGGCATGTATATCTTGGCCCCCAGAAATATGACACAGGCGGCTGGTTTTTACAATACCTTGATGAAAAGTGATGAACCGGCCATAGTCATTGAAAGCCTCAACGGGTATCGGCTTAAAGAGAAAAAACCTGCCAATCTGGGAGAGTTCTGTACTCCTATTGGAAAGGTAGAAACCCTAAAAAAGGGTACGGACATTACCATACTCTCCTATGGTTCTACACTACGGATTGTGGAAAAGGTGGCCCAAGACCTTTTGGAAGTGGGAATTGATGTGGAAGTTATCGACGCACAATCGCTTTTGCCCTTCGATTTGGACCATGACGTAGTAAAAAGTCTAAAAAAGACAAACCGACTCTTGATTGTGGACGAGGATGTTCCCGGAGGGTGTTCTGCCTATTTGCTGCAGGAAATCATTGAAAACCAAAAAGGGTACCGCTATCTGGACAGTGCTCCGCAAACACTGACGGCAAAGGCACATAGACCTGCCTATGCTTCGGATGGTGATTATTTTTCCAAGCCCAATGCCGAGGATATTTTTGAAAAAGTGTATGAAATCATGCACGAAGCGGACCCAAACTCCTATCCCGCCCTCAGGTAA
- a CDS encoding glycosyltransferase family 2 protein has product MKIAVVILNWNGEPLLKQFLPSVMAHSTGADIYVVDNASTDGSVAFLKKEYPTIGIVQNSENGGFAKGYNDGLKHIEADIYCLLNSDVEVSQNWLEPIREAFSNFPEAAIIQPKILDLKNREYFEYAGAAGGFIDMLGYPFCRGRIFQALEKDEGQYNDTTEIFWATGACMFIKSKVFNALGGFDEDYFAHQEEIDLCWRAKNAGHKVLYVGKSHIYHLGGSTLSNMNPKKTFLNFRNSLYSITKNLPKRKAFPIIFMRLLLDGIAAMRFVFQLKFAHCWAILRAHISFYGNFRKLYKKREKANFILKYYTTTSIVWSHFVNQVKNFNILVKD; this is encoded by the coding sequence TTGAAAATCGCCGTAGTCATACTCAACTGGAACGGGGAACCCTTGCTAAAACAGTTCCTTCCCTCGGTCATGGCCCACTCTACAGGAGCGGACATCTATGTGGTGGACAATGCCAGTACCGATGGTTCTGTTGCATTTTTGAAAAAAGAATATCCAACGATTGGAATTGTCCAAAATTCAGAAAATGGTGGTTTTGCCAAAGGGTACAATGATGGCCTAAAACACATTGAGGCCGATATTTATTGCCTTTTGAATTCTGATGTGGAAGTCTCCCAAAATTGGTTGGAGCCCATTCGCGAAGCATTCAGCAACTTTCCCGAAGCGGCCATCATCCAACCTAAAATATTGGATTTAAAAAACAGAGAATACTTTGAATATGCCGGGGCAGCAGGTGGCTTCATTGACATGTTGGGTTATCCTTTTTGTAGGGGCCGGATATTTCAGGCTTTGGAAAAGGATGAAGGTCAATACAATGACACCACCGAAATTTTTTGGGCCACAGGAGCCTGCATGTTCATTAAGAGTAAAGTCTTTAATGCCCTTGGAGGGTTTGATGAGGATTATTTTGCCCACCAAGAAGAGATTGACCTTTGTTGGAGGGCAAAGAATGCCGGGCACAAAGTCCTTTACGTTGGCAAAAGCCATATCTACCATTTGGGGGGATCCACCCTGAGCAACATGAACCCCAAAAAGACCTTCCTTAATTTTAGGAACTCATTATACTCCATCACCAAAAATCTACCAAAACGAAAAGCATTTCCCATTATCTTCATGCGCTTGCTACTGGATGGCATCGCGGCCATGCGTTTTGTTTTTCAATTGAAGTTTGCGCATTGTTGGGCCATTTTACGTGCTCATATCAGTTTTTATGGTAACTTTAGGAAACTTTACAAGAAGCGGGAAAAAGCTAATTTTATATTAAAGTACTATACCACGACATCCATAGTCTGGTCGCATTTCGTAAATCAAGTAAAGAATTTTAACATTTTAGTAAAAGATTAA
- a CDS encoding OmpA family protein: protein MKKVFLGTLAMAILLSSCVSQKKYAELEAKQKETQDLLNSATVKLNDCLEEKATADSRLKTLEDQNAFLKANNQELINNMGNLTTLTTKGAENLEKSLESLREKDLTIRKLQDAVTRRDSVNLALVQSLKGVLGNLDDEDIEISVEKGVVFVSISDKLLFRSGSYNVTNAAKEVLGKVAKVVNNKPDFEFMVEGHTDNVPYRSGVLLDNWDLSAKRATSVVRILQNDFGVDPARMTAAGRSYYVPLVSNDTSADRAKNRRTRIVVLPKIDQFYSMIEEGMKDPAISGGQ, encoded by the coding sequence ATGAAAAAAGTTTTTCTAGGAACATTGGCGATGGCAATTTTATTATCATCATGCGTATCCCAAAAAAAATACGCTGAGCTTGAAGCCAAACAGAAAGAAACCCAAGATTTATTGAATTCTGCAACCGTTAAGCTTAATGACTGCTTGGAGGAAAAAGCTACTGCAGATTCAAGACTGAAAACCCTCGAAGATCAAAACGCATTTTTGAAAGCCAACAACCAAGAGCTCATCAACAACATGGGCAACTTGACCACGCTTACCACCAAAGGTGCCGAGAATCTTGAAAAGTCTTTGGAAAGTCTTCGTGAAAAAGACCTTACCATTAGAAAACTACAAGATGCGGTTACCCGAAGAGACTCTGTAAACCTTGCTTTGGTACAGAGCTTAAAAGGTGTTTTGGGCAACTTGGATGATGAAGATATTGAAATCAGCGTTGAAAAAGGTGTGGTATTTGTATCCATCTCAGACAAATTGTTGTTTAGAAGCGGAAGCTACAATGTAACCAATGCAGCTAAAGAAGTATTGGGCAAAGTGGCCAAAGTGGTCAACAACAAGCCTGATTTTGAATTTATGGTTGAAGGTCATACCGATAATGTACCTTACCGAAGTGGCGTTCTATTGGACAACTGGGATTTGAGTGCCAAAAGAGCAACATCCGTTGTGCGAATCCTTCAAAACGATTTTGGTGTAGATCCTGCTAGAATGACAGCTGCCGGACGTAGCTACTACGTACCACTTGTAAGTAATGACACTTCTGCTGACAGAGCCAAAAACAGAAGAACCCGTATTGTGGTACTTCCAAAAATTGATCAGTTCTACAGCATGATTGAAGAAGGTATGAAAGACCCTGCCATTAGCGGAGGTCAATAA
- the holA gene encoding DNA polymerase III subunit delta: MDKVKEIVAEIDAGKPKPIYFLMGEEPYYIDKISQYIADNVLSEDEKGFNQMVLYGRDTSVDEVISNAKRFPMMADHQVVIVKEAQDLSRTIENLTAYVEHPQPTTVLVICYKYKKLDKRKKLYKAVQKNGELFESKKLYENQVAEWIRRTLSTKNYKISPKACILLVEFLGTDLGKINNELNKLTLVVSPSTEITPELIEQHIGISKDFNNFELKKAIGERNVGKAARIIDYFAQNPKDNPFVVTVTLLNTFFTQLLQYHGLKDHSPGNVAKVLGVNPYFVKEYTVAARNYPMKRVSGIISSLRELDLKSKGVGANNMAQSELLKELLTEII; encoded by the coding sequence ATGGACAAGGTAAAGGAAATAGTTGCAGAAATTGATGCCGGTAAACCAAAACCCATCTATTTTTTGATGGGAGAGGAACCCTACTATATTGATAAAATCTCGCAATATATTGCAGATAATGTACTATCCGAGGATGAAAAAGGGTTCAATCAAATGGTGCTTTATGGTCGCGACACTTCTGTGGACGAAGTAATTTCCAATGCCAAACGATTTCCTATGATGGCCGACCACCAAGTGGTCATTGTAAAAGAGGCGCAAGACCTTTCCCGAACCATTGAAAACCTTACGGCTTATGTAGAGCATCCACAGCCGACCACGGTTTTGGTTATTTGCTATAAATACAAGAAACTGGATAAGCGCAAAAAGTTGTACAAAGCCGTTCAAAAGAATGGGGAACTTTTTGAGAGCAAAAAACTGTATGAAAATCAGGTTGCCGAGTGGATTCGGAGAACATTGAGCACTAAAAATTATAAGATTTCACCCAAAGCCTGTATTTTGCTTGTTGAGTTTTTGGGAACCGATTTGGGCAAGATTAACAACGAACTTAATAAATTGACTTTGGTGGTCTCTCCATCCACCGAGATTACCCCGGAATTGATAGAGCAGCACATTGGTATAAGTAAGGATTTCAACAATTTTGAGTTGAAAAAAGCCATTGGGGAGCGAAATGTGGGTAAGGCTGCCCGAATCATAGATTATTTTGCCCAAAATCCGAAGGACAATCCGTTCGTGGTCACGGTAACTTTGCTGAACACCTTCTTCACACAGTTATTACAATACCATGGATTAAAAGATCATTCTCCCGGAAATGTTGCCAAGGTGTTGGGGGTAAACCCTTATTTTGTGAAGGAGTACACTGTAGCGGCAAGAAACTATCCCATGAAGCGGGTCAGTGGTATTATTTCAAGTTTAAGGGAGCTGGATTTGAAAAGCAAAGGGGTAGGAGCCAATAACATGGCCCAGTCTGAACTGCTCAAAGAGTTGCTTACAGAAATAATCTAG
- a CDS encoding L-threonylcarbamoyladenylate synthase, translating into MAEFIKLYEENPNPRQIEKIGNVLRKGGLVIYPTDTVYGLGCDITNSKALQRIARIKGVKLDKANWSFVCADLSNLSDYVRQIDSSTFKILKRALPGPYTFILPGNNNLPKDFKKKKTVGIRVPDNNIARALVTELGNPIVSTSIHDEDDILEYTTDPELIFEKWQNLVDVVIDGGYGDNVASTVIDLSEGIPEVVREGKGSLEIF; encoded by the coding sequence ATGGCTGAGTTCATAAAACTTTATGAGGAAAACCCAAATCCGAGGCAAATTGAAAAGATCGGCAATGTGCTTCGGAAAGGCGGTCTTGTCATTTATCCTACGGATACGGTATATGGTCTTGGATGCGATATTACCAATTCCAAGGCTTTGCAGCGCATTGCGAGAATAAAAGGAGTAAAGTTGGATAAGGCCAACTGGTCTTTTGTTTGTGCTGATTTGAGCAACTTGTCCGATTATGTGCGGCAGATTGATTCTTCCACGTTTAAGATTTTAAAACGGGCATTACCGGGACCATACACATTCATTTTGCCGGGAAACAACAATCTTCCCAAAGATTTTAAAAAGAAAAAGACCGTAGGGATACGAGTGCCGGACAATAACATAGCCAGAGCCTTGGTCACGGAGTTGGGCAATCCCATTGTTTCAACCTCTATACATGATGAGGATGATATTTTGGAATACACCACAGACCCAGAACTTATTTTTGAAAAATGGCAAAATCTGGTTGATGTTGTGATAGATGGTGGATATGGGGACAATGTAGCTTCAACGGTAATTGACTTATCGGAAGGTATTCCCGAGGTGGTTCGGGAAGGAAAGGGAAGTCTGGAAATATTCTAA
- a CDS encoding DoxX family protein: protein MKNNALVHLGLAILRIVPSVFMITHGYPKLLNLINGNTEFANPFGIGQAPTLFLTVIAEFLCPVLMIIGFKTRWAAIPTAFTMFVAAFVIHGADPFGTKEKALLFFVVFLVVFLLGPGKYSVDKR, encoded by the coding sequence ATGAAAAATAATGCTTTAGTCCACTTGGGATTGGCCATACTTCGGATAGTGCCTTCTGTGTTTATGATCACCCATGGATACCCAAAACTTCTTAACCTTATCAATGGAAATACCGAGTTTGCCAACCCTTTTGGCATCGGTCAGGCTCCTACCCTTTTTTTAACTGTTATCGCTGAATTTCTGTGCCCTGTTTTAATGATTATAGGTTTTAAAACAAGATGGGCTGCCATTCCAACCGCTTTTACCATGTTCGTCGCTGCTTTTGTAATTCATGGTGCGGACCCTTTCGGCACTAAGGAAAAAGCTTTGCTTTTTTTCGTGGTTTTCTTAGTCGTTTTCTTGTTAGGACCCGGTAAATACAGTGTGGACAAAAGGTAA
- a CDS encoding type I restriction enzyme HsdR N-terminal domain-containing protein, with amino-acid sequence MQPLNFPAYSFRIKNSQNRHYIFDGIRKKFVLLQPEEWVRQHVVHFLTFTKNYPKSLINVEKQLLVNKMKKRYDIVVFNPDGSIFLLVECKAPEVKIDQTTFDQIARYNYQLKSEYLMVTNGMEHYYCQMDHENEKYTFLKDIPDFSC; translated from the coding sequence ATGCAACCCTTGAACTTTCCTGCGTATTCGTTCCGAATCAAAAATAGCCAAAATAGGCACTACATTTTTGATGGCATCCGCAAAAAATTTGTTTTGCTTCAGCCTGAAGAATGGGTACGTCAGCATGTGGTTCATTTTCTGACCTTCACAAAAAATTATCCAAAGAGCCTCATCAACGTGGAAAAACAATTGCTGGTGAATAAAATGAAAAAGCGATATGATATTGTGGTTTTCAATCCTGATGGCTCTATTTTCCTTTTGGTGGAGTGCAAAGCTCCCGAAGTGAAGATTGACCAAACAACGTTTGATCAGATTGCACGCTACAACTACCAACTAAAATCCGAGTATTTAATGGTAACCAATGGCATGGAACATTATTACTGCCAAATGGACCATGAAAATGAAAAATATACGTTTTTGAAGGATATTCCTGATTTTAGCTGTTAA
- a CDS encoding metalloprotease — protein sequence MLCTSLWGQHKNELTAELDGRSIKITQKLTYVNQSSEGLSVLYFNDWNHAYSNKNTALAKRFAEEFNRSLHLAKDRERGFTNIKSIVAEDYAGLDWKRLGNRDIIAVTMNEALQPNDSIQLFFTYTVQLPDTKFTAYGYTPGLGYNLKNWYLTPAVYDGEWKLYDNINLDDLYTGVTETTINLTYPDRLHLSSNFNGSSATKFPGGQFIQLSGKNRKSCEIILTTIDRFTKHRVGNVIVSTDLESNKYDEIYQGISISKIVHYLEENLGEYPHENLLVSEFDYNRSPLYGINQLPSFIRPYEEQFQFEMKFLKTTIRSYLQETLYLNPRTERWVNDAIAYYLMIKYVEDHYPNQKLAGKLSKIWGIRGFHLAQMDFNEQYAMFSMLSARKNIDQALTTRNDSLIKFNEKIANGYKAGLGMSYLSEYLGEKKIDSSITAFYKNFKLKPKVSASDFRKTIEQFSDKDIDWFFEEYVATDKKIDFKIDKIQKTEDSISLTIKNKRGTNVPISLFGLQNDSVVSQYWFTDIDTTKTVTIPRNGEDRMVLNYDQKIPEFNQRNNWKTLNGFFSSNKKLKFQFFKDTEDPYYNQVFYVPIANFNIYDGITPGMRIYNKTFLERPFQYDISPTYSFLERTLVGGASFRYRKYHNKTGLYVSNYSISGSTSHFQVNSRFSTLTPAVSFGWRPNDLLSNRRQTLLFRYRNVFRSIDDNIADEIDTDPDYGVMNVRFTDVDNNILNYKSWFLDAQHSSDFTKLVFEMEYRKLFQSNRQLNFRLFAGKFLRNKTESDFFSFALDRPTDYMFDLAYLGRSESSGIYSQQVIISEGGFKSKLDNPFANDWIVTTNASTNIWRWVEAYGDLGFIKSKGTDARFVYDSGVRLNLVTDYFELYFPVYSNNGWEIGQDDYGQRIRFVVTISPKILVGLFTRKWF from the coding sequence ATGCTTTGCACCTCGCTTTGGGGGCAGCATAAAAATGAGCTTACGGCAGAATTGGATGGAAGGAGCATTAAAATTACGCAAAAGCTCACTTATGTAAATCAATCTAGCGAAGGGCTTTCAGTTTTGTACTTTAACGATTGGAACCATGCCTACTCCAACAAAAATACCGCTTTGGCAAAGCGCTTTGCTGAAGAGTTCAACCGCAGCCTTCACTTGGCCAAAGACCGTGAAAGAGGTTTTACCAACATCAAGAGCATAGTAGCAGAAGATTACGCTGGTTTGGATTGGAAGCGTTTGGGCAATCGGGATATTATTGCTGTGACCATGAACGAGGCGCTTCAACCCAACGATTCCATTCAACTGTTCTTTACCTATACCGTACAACTTCCAGATACAAAGTTTACTGCCTATGGCTATACACCCGGATTGGGGTACAATCTTAAAAACTGGTACCTCACCCCTGCAGTTTATGATGGCGAATGGAAGTTATATGATAACATTAACCTGGACGACCTCTACACCGGTGTTACGGAAACCACTATAAACCTTACCTATCCAGACCGATTGCACCTTTCTTCCAATTTTAATGGATCCAGTGCCACCAAATTTCCTGGAGGGCAGTTCATTCAACTCAGCGGAAAAAACAGAAAAAGTTGCGAGATAATCTTAACCACCATTGATAGGTTCACCAAACATCGAGTTGGAAATGTGATTGTCTCTACTGATTTGGAGTCCAACAAATATGATGAAATATACCAAGGTATTTCCATAAGCAAAATTGTGCATTACCTAGAGGAAAACCTAGGTGAGTACCCCCATGAAAATTTACTGGTCAGCGAATTTGATTATAACCGATCCCCCTTGTACGGCATAAACCAACTGCCCTCGTTTATACGGCCCTATGAAGAGCAGTTTCAATTTGAGATGAAATTCTTAAAAACGACCATTCGCAGTTATTTGCAAGAAACACTTTACCTAAACCCTCGCACAGAACGCTGGGTAAACGACGCCATTGCATATTACCTTATGATCAAATATGTGGAAGACCATTATCCCAACCAAAAGTTGGCCGGAAAGCTTTCCAAAATTTGGGGCATCAGAGGGTTTCATTTGGCTCAAATGGATTTTAATGAACAATATGCCATGTTCAGTATGTTATCCGCCCGAAAGAACATTGATCAGGCATTGACCACTCGTAACGACTCCCTCATAAAATTCAACGAGAAAATTGCCAATGGCTATAAAGCAGGACTAGGTATGTCCTACCTATCAGAATATCTTGGGGAGAAAAAGATAGATAGTAGCATTACGGCATTTTATAAGAATTTTAAGTTGAAGCCAAAAGTGTCTGCATCTGATTTCAGGAAAACCATCGAGCAGTTTTCAGATAAAGATATTGACTGGTTTTTTGAAGAGTACGTGGCCACCGACAAAAAAATTGATTTCAAGATTGATAAAATCCAAAAGACCGAAGATTCCATCTCTTTGACCATAAAGAACAAGCGGGGCACCAATGTCCCCATTTCACTGTTCGGCCTTCAAAATGATTCCGTGGTCTCGCAGTATTGGTTTACAGATATTGACACCACTAAAACGGTCACAATTCCCCGAAATGGTGAAGACCGAATGGTGCTCAATTATGATCAAAAAATCCCCGAGTTCAACCAACGCAACAACTGGAAGACCCTCAATGGTTTCTTTTCAAGCAATAAAAAATTGAAATTTCAATTTTTCAAGGACACGGAAGACCCTTATTACAATCAGGTTTTCTACGTACCCATTGCCAATTTCAATATTTACGATGGAATTACACCGGGAATGCGAATCTACAATAAGACCTTTTTGGAAAGACCGTTCCAATACGATATTTCACCCACATATTCTTTTTTGGAGCGCACCCTGGTAGGCGGGGCAAGCTTCAGATACAGGAAGTATCATAATAAAACGGGGCTTTATGTATCCAACTATTCCATTTCCGGCTCAACGTCCCATTTTCAGGTGAATTCCCGTTTTTCAACCCTAACACCAGCCGTCAGTTTTGGTTGGAGACCCAATGACCTGCTGTCCAATCGAAGACAAACACTACTTTTTCGATATAGAAATGTGTTTAGGAGCATTGATGACAATATTGCGGATGAGATAGATACAGATCCCGATTATGGGGTGATGAACGTACGGTTCACTGATGTGGACAACAACATTCTAAACTATAAATCTTGGTTTTTGGATGCGCAACATTCCAGTGATTTTACCAAACTCGTCTTTGAAATGGAATACAGAAAACTGTTTCAAAGCAACCGGCAGTTGAACTTTAGGCTTTTTGCCGGGAAGTTCCTTCGCAACAAGACCGAATCCGATTTTTTCAGTTTTGCATTGGACAGACCTACCGATTATATGTTTGATTTGGCCTATCTGGGTAGATCGGAAAGTTCAGGGATCTACAGCCAGCAGGTTATCATTTCCGAAGGAGGTTTTAAGTCCAAACTGGATAATCCGTTTGCCAATGACTGGATTGTTACCACCAATGCAAGCACCAATATCTGGAGATGGGTTGAAGCTTACGGCGATCTAGGGTTTATAAAAAGTAAAGGAACAGACGCACGCTTTGTCTATGATTCCGGGGTTCGGTTGAATTTGGTTACCGACTATTTTGAACTTTATTTCCCGGTTTATTCCAACAATGGATGGGAAATAGGCCAAGATGATTACGGACAGCGCATTCGCTTTGTTGTCACCATTAGCCCTAAGATATTGGTGGGCTTGTTCACCCGAAAATGGTTTTAA